In Gallus gallus isolate bGalGal1 chromosome 6, bGalGal1.mat.broiler.GRCg7b, whole genome shotgun sequence, a single genomic region encodes these proteins:
- the SEC24C gene encoding protein transport protein Sec24C isoform X3, translated as MSVNQHTHAGPPYGQPQPGYQGYQQPAYGGQPLPGVPHTQYGAYNGPMPGYQQPVPPQGSVRALPTSGAPPPASGTSLPSGHQGYSQFGQGDVQNGIPTSTAPMQRPPASQPFLPGSAPAPVSQPSTFQQYGPPPCSVQQLSNHMAGMTIGSTSVSAPPPAGLGYGPPTSVPPVSGSFSATGSGLYTPYTASPGPPPPSVPQGLPLAQPPFSGQPVPTQRLPTEVPGFAPPPPATGIGASSYPPPTGAPRPPPMPGPPLSGQTVAGPPMSQPNHVSSPPPPLTLSGPHPGPPMSGPPPPTHPPQPGYQMQQNGSFGQVRGPQPNYGGAYPGTPNYGSQPGPPPKRLDPDSIPSPIQVIEDDRNNRGSEPFVTGVRGQVPPLVTTNFLVKDQGNASPRYIRCTSYNIPCTSDMAKQSQVPLAAVIKPLATLPPEETLPYLVDHGESGPVRCNRCKAYMCPFMQFIEGGRRFQCCFCSCVTEVPAHYFQHLDHTGKRVDFYDRPELSLGSYEFLATVDYCKNNKFPSPPAFIFMIDVSYNAVKSGLVRLICEELKSILDYLPREGNMEESAIRVGFVTYNKVLHFYNVKSSLAQPQMMVVSDVADMFVPLLDGFLVNVNESRTVITSLLDQIPEMFADTRETETVFGPVIQAGLEALKAAECAGKLFIFHTSLPIAEAPGKLKNRDDKKLINTDKEKTLFQPQTSFYSNLAKDCVAQGCCVDLFLFPNQYLDVATLGVVTYQTGGSIYKYAYFQLEADQDRFLNDLRRDVQKEVGFDAVMRVRTSTGIRATDFFGAFYMSNTTDVEMAGLDCDKTITVEFKHDDKLSEDSGALLQCALLYTSCAGQRRLRIHNLSLNCCTQLADLYRNCETDTLINYLAKYAYRGVLNSPVKSVRDSLINQCAQILACYRKNCASPSSAGQLILPECMKLLPVYLNCVLKSDVLQPGPEVTTDDRAYIRQLVTSMDVAETNVFFYPRLLPLTKADVDSDSLPAAIRNSEERLSKGDIYLLENGLNIFVWVGVNVQQGLIQNLFGVSSFSQISSTLSTLPVLENPFSKKVRSIIDMLHLQRSRYMKLIIVKQEDKLEMLFKHFLVEDKSLTGGASYVDFLCHMHKEIRQLLS; from the exons ATGAGTGTAAACCAGCATACTCACGCGGGGCCTCCTTATGGGCAACCTCAGCCTGGATATCAGGGCTACCAGCAGCCTGCCTACGGAGGACAGCCATTGCCAGGGGTTCCTCACACACAGTATGGAGCTTATAATGGTCCGATGCCAGGATACCAACAGCCAGTCCCTCCACAAG GTTCAGTAAGAGCCCTTCCAACTTCTGGAGCTCCCCCTCCGGCCAGTGGAACATCTCTTCCTTCTGGCCACCAGGGGTACAGTCAGTTTGGGCAAGGAGACGTGCAGAATGGGATCCCAACCTCAACAGCACCAATGCAGAG GCCGCCTGCTTCTCAGCCGTtcctgccaggctcagcacctGCACCTGTCAGCCAGCCATCTACATTCCAGCAATATGGTCCCCCTCCATGCAGTGTACAGCAACTCAGCAATCACATGGCAGGGATGACAATTGGCAGTACTTCAGTCTCTGCTCCTCCCCCAGCTGGACTGGGATATG GTCCCCCAACATCGGTTCCCCCGGTCTCAGGGAGCTTCAGTGCAACAGGATCTGGTCTCTACACACCGTACACTGCGAGCCCAGGACCCCCTCCTCCCAGTGTGCCTCAGGGTCTTCCTTTGGCACAGCCTCCCTTTTCTGGTCAACCAGTACCAACTCAGCGCTTACCTACTGAAGTCCCTGGTTTTGCTCCACCTCCGCCTGCTACGGGGATTGGAGCTTCCTCCTACCCTCCTCCCACGGGTGCCCCAAGGCCACCTCCCATGCCAGGCCCACCGCTGTCTGGGCAGACAGTTGCTGGACCACCCATGTCCCAGCCTAATCATGTATCCTCACCACCACCCCCATTAACTCTGTCAGGGCCTCACCCAGGGCCTCCCATGAGTGGCCCACCTCCACCCACTCATCCTCCTCAGCCAGGATACCAAATGCAGCAGAATG GTTCCTTCGGACAGGTGAGGGGCCCCCAGCCGAACTACGGTGGAGCCTATCCAGGCACACCAAATTATGGAAGTCAGCCTGGACCACCACCAAAACGCTTGGATCCAGATTCAATTCCTAGCCCC ATTCAAGTGATTGAAGATGACAGAAATAACCGTGGATCAGAACCGTTTGTCACTGGAGTGAGAGGGCAGGTCCCACCTCTCGTTACTACCAATTTCTTGGTCAAGGATCAAG GTAACGCAAGCCCCCGCTATATAAGATGCACGTCTTACAATATTCCCTGCACCTCAGATATGGCCAAACAGTCCCAGGTTCCTCTAGCTGCTGTCATAAAGCCGCTTGCTACTCTACCCCCAGAGGAG ACCCTTCCTTATTTGGTAGACCATGGAGAATCTGGTCCTGTCCGATGCAATAGGTGCAAGGCCTACATGTGCCCTTTTATGCAGTTTATTGAGGGTGGGAGGAGGTTCcagtgctgtttctgcagctgcGTCACTGAGG tgcCAGCTCACTATTTCCAGCATTTGGATCATACTGGAAAGCGAGTAGACTTCTATGATCGACCTGAGTTATCACTGGGTTCATATGAATTTCTGGCAACAGTTGACTACTGCAAG AATAACAAGTTTCCCAGTCcacctgctttcattttcatgatTGATGTGTCTTACAATGCTGTGAAGAGTGGCTTAGTGAGACTAATATGTGAAGAATTAAAGTCAATCTTAGATTATCTGCCCAG GGAAGGCAACATGGAGGAATCAGCCATTCGAGTAGGCTTTGTCACTTACAACAAAGTGTTACACTTCTATAACGTGAAGAGCTCATTGGCACAGCCGCAAATGATGGTTGTCTCAGATGTTGCAGACATGTTTGTGCCACTCCTGGATGGCTTTCTGGTGAATGTGAATGAGTCCAGGACAGTTATTACCAG CTTGCTGGACCAGATTCCAGAAATGTTTGCAGAcacaagagaaacagaaactgtTTTTGGACCTGTGATccaagcagggctggaagcactAAAG gcagctgagTGTGCTGGCaagctcttcattttccatACCTCTCTGCCCATTGCAGAGGCCCCAGGGAAGTTAAAGAACAGGGATGATAAGAAACTGATCAACACAGATAAGGAGAAG ACTTTGTTTCAACCTCAGACAAGCTTCTACAGCAATTTGGCCAAGGACTGTGTggcccagggctgctgtgtggATCTGTTCCTGTTTCCAAACCAGTATTTGGATGTGGCAACGTTAGGTGTAGTAACTTATCAGACAGGAGGCTCCATTTATAAGTATGCATATTTCCAG CTTGAGGCAGACCAAGATAGATTCCTGAATGACTTGAGAAGAGATGTCCAGAAAGAAGTGGGATTTGATGCTGTGATGAGAGTACGTACAAGCACAG GCATTCGAGCAACTGACTTTTTTGGAGCTTTTTATATGAGCAACACAACTGATGTAGAGATGGCAGGTTTGGACTGCGACAAAACAATCACAGTTGAATTCAAACATGATGACAAACTGAGTGAAGACAGTGGTGCGCTCCTCCAG TGTGCTCTGCTATATACAAGCTGTGCAGGACAGCGACGACTCCGAATTCACAACCTCTCACTGAACTGTTGTACACAACTTGCTGACCTCTATCGAAATTGCGAGACGGACACACTTATAAATTACTTGGCTAAATATG caTATCGTGGAGTTCTGAATAGTCCAGTAAAGTCTGTACGAGATTCACTGATAAATCAGTGTGCCCAGATCCTAGCTTGCTATCGGAAAAACTGTGCTAGTCCATCTTCTGCTGGCCAG CTGATTCTTCCTGAATGCATGAAGCTGCTTCCTGTGTACTTGAATTGTGTGTTGAAGAGTGATGTCCTTCAGCCTGGTCCAGAGGTCACGACAGATGATCGTGCCTACATCCGTCAGTTAGTCACATCCATGGACGTggcagaaacaaatgttttcttttatcccAGGCTTTTGCCCCTG ACCAAAGCAGATGTTGACAGTGACTCCTTACCAGCAGCAATCCGAAACTCAGAGGAACGTCTCTCCAAGGGTGACATATACCTGCTGGAGAATGGGCTGAACATCTTTGTGTGGGTGGGAGTGAACGTGCAGCAAGGCCTGATCCAGAACCTCTTTGGAGTGTCATCCTTCAGTCAGATTAGCAGCACCTTG AGTACCCTGCCTGTCTTGGAAAACCCCT
- the SEC24C gene encoding protein transport protein Sec24C isoform X2 has protein sequence MSVNQHTHAGPPYGQPQPGYQGYQQPAYGGQPLPGVPHTQYGAYNGPMPGYQQPVPPQGSVRALPTSGAPPPASGTSLPSGHQGYSQFGQGDVQNGIPTSTAPMQRPPASQPFLPGSAPAPVSQPSTFQQYGPPPCSVQQLSNHMAGMTIGSTSVSAPPPAGLGYGPPTSVPPVSGSFSATGSGLYTPYTASPGPPPPSVPQGLPLAQPPFSGQPVPTQRLPTEVPGFAPPPPATGIGASSYPPPTGAPRPPPMPGPPLSGQTVAGPPMSQPNHVSSPPPPLTLSGPHPGPPMSGPPPPTHPPQPGYQMQQNGSFGQVRGPQPNYGGAYPGTPNYGSQPGPPPKRLDPDSIPSPQLNELPPQQKPRHRIDPDAIPSPIQVIEDDRNNRGSEPFVTGVRGQVPPLVTTNFLVKDQGNASPRYIRCTSYNIPCTSDMAKQSQVPLAAVIKPLATLPPEETLPYLVDHGESGPVRCNRCKAYMCPFMQFIEGGRRFQCCFCSCVTEVPAHYFQHLDHTGKRVDFYDRPELSLGSYEFLATVDYCKNNKFPSPPAFIFMIDVSYNAVKSGLVRLICEELKSILDYLPREGNMEESAIRVGFVTYNKVLHFYNVKSSLAQPQMMVVSDVADMFVPLLDGFLVNVNESRTVITSLLDQIPEMFADTRETETVFGPVIQAGLEALKAAECAGKLFIFHTSLPIAEAPGKLKNRDDKKLINTDKEKTLFQPQTSFYSNLAKDCVAQGCCVDLFLFPNQYLDVATLGVVTYQTGGSIYKYAYFQLEADQDRFLNDLRRDVQKEVGFDAVMRVRTSTGIRATDFFGAFYMSNTTDVEMAGLDCDKTITVEFKHDDKLSEDSGALLQCALLYTSCAGQRRLRIHNLSLNCCTQLADLYRNCETDTLINYLAKYAYRGVLNSPVKSVRDSLINQCAQILACYRKNCASPSSAGQLILPECMKLLPVYLNCVLKSDVLQPGPEVTTDDRAYIRQLVTSMDVAETNVFFYPRLLPLTKADVDSDSLPAAIRNSEERLSKGDIYLLENGLNIFVWVGVNVQQGLIQNLFGVSSFSQISSTLSTLPVLENPFSKKVRSIIDMLHLQRSRYMKLIIVKQEDKLEMLFKHFLVEDKSLTGGASYVDFLCHMHKEIRQLLS, from the exons ATGAGTGTAAACCAGCATACTCACGCGGGGCCTCCTTATGGGCAACCTCAGCCTGGATATCAGGGCTACCAGCAGCCTGCCTACGGAGGACAGCCATTGCCAGGGGTTCCTCACACACAGTATGGAGCTTATAATGGTCCGATGCCAGGATACCAACAGCCAGTCCCTCCACAAG GTTCAGTAAGAGCCCTTCCAACTTCTGGAGCTCCCCCTCCGGCCAGTGGAACATCTCTTCCTTCTGGCCACCAGGGGTACAGTCAGTTTGGGCAAGGAGACGTGCAGAATGGGATCCCAACCTCAACAGCACCAATGCAGAG GCCGCCTGCTTCTCAGCCGTtcctgccaggctcagcacctGCACCTGTCAGCCAGCCATCTACATTCCAGCAATATGGTCCCCCTCCATGCAGTGTACAGCAACTCAGCAATCACATGGCAGGGATGACAATTGGCAGTACTTCAGTCTCTGCTCCTCCCCCAGCTGGACTGGGATATG GTCCCCCAACATCGGTTCCCCCGGTCTCAGGGAGCTTCAGTGCAACAGGATCTGGTCTCTACACACCGTACACTGCGAGCCCAGGACCCCCTCCTCCCAGTGTGCCTCAGGGTCTTCCTTTGGCACAGCCTCCCTTTTCTGGTCAACCAGTACCAACTCAGCGCTTACCTACTGAAGTCCCTGGTTTTGCTCCACCTCCGCCTGCTACGGGGATTGGAGCTTCCTCCTACCCTCCTCCCACGGGTGCCCCAAGGCCACCTCCCATGCCAGGCCCACCGCTGTCTGGGCAGACAGTTGCTGGACCACCCATGTCCCAGCCTAATCATGTATCCTCACCACCACCCCCATTAACTCTGTCAGGGCCTCACCCAGGGCCTCCCATGAGTGGCCCACCTCCACCCACTCATCCTCCTCAGCCAGGATACCAAATGCAGCAGAATG GTTCCTTCGGACAGGTGAGGGGCCCCCAGCCGAACTACGGTGGAGCCTATCCAGGCACACCAAATTATGGAAGTCAGCCTGGACCACCACCAAAACGCTTGGATCCAGATTCAATTCCTAGCCCC caacttaatGAGCTGCCACCCCAGCAGAAACCCAGGCACAGAATAGACCCAGATGCAATTCCTAGTCCA ATTCAAGTGATTGAAGATGACAGAAATAACCGTGGATCAGAACCGTTTGTCACTGGAGTGAGAGGGCAGGTCCCACCTCTCGTTACTACCAATTTCTTGGTCAAGGATCAAG GTAACGCAAGCCCCCGCTATATAAGATGCACGTCTTACAATATTCCCTGCACCTCAGATATGGCCAAACAGTCCCAGGTTCCTCTAGCTGCTGTCATAAAGCCGCTTGCTACTCTACCCCCAGAGGAG ACCCTTCCTTATTTGGTAGACCATGGAGAATCTGGTCCTGTCCGATGCAATAGGTGCAAGGCCTACATGTGCCCTTTTATGCAGTTTATTGAGGGTGGGAGGAGGTTCcagtgctgtttctgcagctgcGTCACTGAGG tgcCAGCTCACTATTTCCAGCATTTGGATCATACTGGAAAGCGAGTAGACTTCTATGATCGACCTGAGTTATCACTGGGTTCATATGAATTTCTGGCAACAGTTGACTACTGCAAG AATAACAAGTTTCCCAGTCcacctgctttcattttcatgatTGATGTGTCTTACAATGCTGTGAAGAGTGGCTTAGTGAGACTAATATGTGAAGAATTAAAGTCAATCTTAGATTATCTGCCCAG GGAAGGCAACATGGAGGAATCAGCCATTCGAGTAGGCTTTGTCACTTACAACAAAGTGTTACACTTCTATAACGTGAAGAGCTCATTGGCACAGCCGCAAATGATGGTTGTCTCAGATGTTGCAGACATGTTTGTGCCACTCCTGGATGGCTTTCTGGTGAATGTGAATGAGTCCAGGACAGTTATTACCAG CTTGCTGGACCAGATTCCAGAAATGTTTGCAGAcacaagagaaacagaaactgtTTTTGGACCTGTGATccaagcagggctggaagcactAAAG gcagctgagTGTGCTGGCaagctcttcattttccatACCTCTCTGCCCATTGCAGAGGCCCCAGGGAAGTTAAAGAACAGGGATGATAAGAAACTGATCAACACAGATAAGGAGAAG ACTTTGTTTCAACCTCAGACAAGCTTCTACAGCAATTTGGCCAAGGACTGTGTggcccagggctgctgtgtggATCTGTTCCTGTTTCCAAACCAGTATTTGGATGTGGCAACGTTAGGTGTAGTAACTTATCAGACAGGAGGCTCCATTTATAAGTATGCATATTTCCAG CTTGAGGCAGACCAAGATAGATTCCTGAATGACTTGAGAAGAGATGTCCAGAAAGAAGTGGGATTTGATGCTGTGATGAGAGTACGTACAAGCACAG GCATTCGAGCAACTGACTTTTTTGGAGCTTTTTATATGAGCAACACAACTGATGTAGAGATGGCAGGTTTGGACTGCGACAAAACAATCACAGTTGAATTCAAACATGATGACAAACTGAGTGAAGACAGTGGTGCGCTCCTCCAG TGTGCTCTGCTATATACAAGCTGTGCAGGACAGCGACGACTCCGAATTCACAACCTCTCACTGAACTGTTGTACACAACTTGCTGACCTCTATCGAAATTGCGAGACGGACACACTTATAAATTACTTGGCTAAATATG caTATCGTGGAGTTCTGAATAGTCCAGTAAAGTCTGTACGAGATTCACTGATAAATCAGTGTGCCCAGATCCTAGCTTGCTATCGGAAAAACTGTGCTAGTCCATCTTCTGCTGGCCAG CTGATTCTTCCTGAATGCATGAAGCTGCTTCCTGTGTACTTGAATTGTGTGTTGAAGAGTGATGTCCTTCAGCCTGGTCCAGAGGTCACGACAGATGATCGTGCCTACATCCGTCAGTTAGTCACATCCATGGACGTggcagaaacaaatgttttcttttatcccAGGCTTTTGCCCCTG ACCAAAGCAGATGTTGACAGTGACTCCTTACCAGCAGCAATCCGAAACTCAGAGGAACGTCTCTCCAAGGGTGACATATACCTGCTGGAGAATGGGCTGAACATCTTTGTGTGGGTGGGAGTGAACGTGCAGCAAGGCCTGATCCAGAACCTCTTTGGAGTGTCATCCTTCAGTCAGATTAGCAGCACCTTG AGTACCCTGCCTGTCTTGGAAAACCCCT
- the SEC24C gene encoding protein transport protein Sec24C isoform X1, translating to MSVNQHTHAGPPYGQPQPGYQGYQQPAYGGQPLPGVPHTQYGAYNGPMPGYQQPVPPQGYFPSLGFPSKGSPVSLNSDTSLAPNFIGSVRALPTSGAPPPASGTSLPSGHQGYSQFGQGDVQNGIPTSTAPMQRPPASQPFLPGSAPAPVSQPSTFQQYGPPPCSVQQLSNHMAGMTIGSTSVSAPPPAGLGYGPPTSVPPVSGSFSATGSGLYTPYTASPGPPPPSVPQGLPLAQPPFSGQPVPTQRLPTEVPGFAPPPPATGIGASSYPPPTGAPRPPPMPGPPLSGQTVAGPPMSQPNHVSSPPPPLTLSGPHPGPPMSGPPPPTHPPQPGYQMQQNGSFGQVRGPQPNYGGAYPGTPNYGSQPGPPPKRLDPDSIPSPQLNELPPQQKPRHRIDPDAIPSPIQVIEDDRNNRGSEPFVTGVRGQVPPLVTTNFLVKDQGNASPRYIRCTSYNIPCTSDMAKQSQVPLAAVIKPLATLPPEETLPYLVDHGESGPVRCNRCKAYMCPFMQFIEGGRRFQCCFCSCVTEVPAHYFQHLDHTGKRVDFYDRPELSLGSYEFLATVDYCKNNKFPSPPAFIFMIDVSYNAVKSGLVRLICEELKSILDYLPREGNMEESAIRVGFVTYNKVLHFYNVKSSLAQPQMMVVSDVADMFVPLLDGFLVNVNESRTVITSLLDQIPEMFADTRETETVFGPVIQAGLEALKAAECAGKLFIFHTSLPIAEAPGKLKNRDDKKLINTDKEKTLFQPQTSFYSNLAKDCVAQGCCVDLFLFPNQYLDVATLGVVTYQTGGSIYKYAYFQLEADQDRFLNDLRRDVQKEVGFDAVMRVRTSTGIRATDFFGAFYMSNTTDVEMAGLDCDKTITVEFKHDDKLSEDSGALLQCALLYTSCAGQRRLRIHNLSLNCCTQLADLYRNCETDTLINYLAKYAYRGVLNSPVKSVRDSLINQCAQILACYRKNCASPSSAGQLILPECMKLLPVYLNCVLKSDVLQPGPEVTTDDRAYIRQLVTSMDVAETNVFFYPRLLPLTKADVDSDSLPAAIRNSEERLSKGDIYLLENGLNIFVWVGVNVQQGLIQNLFGVSSFSQISSTLSTLPVLENPFSKKVRSIIDMLHLQRSRYMKLIIVKQEDKLEMLFKHFLVEDKSLTGGASYVDFLCHMHKEIRQLLS from the exons ATGAGTGTAAACCAGCATACTCACGCGGGGCCTCCTTATGGGCAACCTCAGCCTGGATATCAGGGCTACCAGCAGCCTGCCTACGGAGGACAGCCATTGCCAGGGGTTCCTCACACACAGTATGGAGCTTATAATGGTCCGATGCCAGGATACCAACAGCCAGTCCCTCCACAAG gttattttccttccttgggGTTCCCTTCGAAGGGCTCTCCTGTTTCTCTCAACTCTGACACTTCTCTTGCACCTAATTTCATAG GTTCAGTAAGAGCCCTTCCAACTTCTGGAGCTCCCCCTCCGGCCAGTGGAACATCTCTTCCTTCTGGCCACCAGGGGTACAGTCAGTTTGGGCAAGGAGACGTGCAGAATGGGATCCCAACCTCAACAGCACCAATGCAGAG GCCGCCTGCTTCTCAGCCGTtcctgccaggctcagcacctGCACCTGTCAGCCAGCCATCTACATTCCAGCAATATGGTCCCCCTCCATGCAGTGTACAGCAACTCAGCAATCACATGGCAGGGATGACAATTGGCAGTACTTCAGTCTCTGCTCCTCCCCCAGCTGGACTGGGATATG GTCCCCCAACATCGGTTCCCCCGGTCTCAGGGAGCTTCAGTGCAACAGGATCTGGTCTCTACACACCGTACACTGCGAGCCCAGGACCCCCTCCTCCCAGTGTGCCTCAGGGTCTTCCTTTGGCACAGCCTCCCTTTTCTGGTCAACCAGTACCAACTCAGCGCTTACCTACTGAAGTCCCTGGTTTTGCTCCACCTCCGCCTGCTACGGGGATTGGAGCTTCCTCCTACCCTCCTCCCACGGGTGCCCCAAGGCCACCTCCCATGCCAGGCCCACCGCTGTCTGGGCAGACAGTTGCTGGACCACCCATGTCCCAGCCTAATCATGTATCCTCACCACCACCCCCATTAACTCTGTCAGGGCCTCACCCAGGGCCTCCCATGAGTGGCCCACCTCCACCCACTCATCCTCCTCAGCCAGGATACCAAATGCAGCAGAATG GTTCCTTCGGACAGGTGAGGGGCCCCCAGCCGAACTACGGTGGAGCCTATCCAGGCACACCAAATTATGGAAGTCAGCCTGGACCACCACCAAAACGCTTGGATCCAGATTCAATTCCTAGCCCC caacttaatGAGCTGCCACCCCAGCAGAAACCCAGGCACAGAATAGACCCAGATGCAATTCCTAGTCCA ATTCAAGTGATTGAAGATGACAGAAATAACCGTGGATCAGAACCGTTTGTCACTGGAGTGAGAGGGCAGGTCCCACCTCTCGTTACTACCAATTTCTTGGTCAAGGATCAAG GTAACGCAAGCCCCCGCTATATAAGATGCACGTCTTACAATATTCCCTGCACCTCAGATATGGCCAAACAGTCCCAGGTTCCTCTAGCTGCTGTCATAAAGCCGCTTGCTACTCTACCCCCAGAGGAG ACCCTTCCTTATTTGGTAGACCATGGAGAATCTGGTCCTGTCCGATGCAATAGGTGCAAGGCCTACATGTGCCCTTTTATGCAGTTTATTGAGGGTGGGAGGAGGTTCcagtgctgtttctgcagctgcGTCACTGAGG tgcCAGCTCACTATTTCCAGCATTTGGATCATACTGGAAAGCGAGTAGACTTCTATGATCGACCTGAGTTATCACTGGGTTCATATGAATTTCTGGCAACAGTTGACTACTGCAAG AATAACAAGTTTCCCAGTCcacctgctttcattttcatgatTGATGTGTCTTACAATGCTGTGAAGAGTGGCTTAGTGAGACTAATATGTGAAGAATTAAAGTCAATCTTAGATTATCTGCCCAG GGAAGGCAACATGGAGGAATCAGCCATTCGAGTAGGCTTTGTCACTTACAACAAAGTGTTACACTTCTATAACGTGAAGAGCTCATTGGCACAGCCGCAAATGATGGTTGTCTCAGATGTTGCAGACATGTTTGTGCCACTCCTGGATGGCTTTCTGGTGAATGTGAATGAGTCCAGGACAGTTATTACCAG CTTGCTGGACCAGATTCCAGAAATGTTTGCAGAcacaagagaaacagaaactgtTTTTGGACCTGTGATccaagcagggctggaagcactAAAG gcagctgagTGTGCTGGCaagctcttcattttccatACCTCTCTGCCCATTGCAGAGGCCCCAGGGAAGTTAAAGAACAGGGATGATAAGAAACTGATCAACACAGATAAGGAGAAG ACTTTGTTTCAACCTCAGACAAGCTTCTACAGCAATTTGGCCAAGGACTGTGTggcccagggctgctgtgtggATCTGTTCCTGTTTCCAAACCAGTATTTGGATGTGGCAACGTTAGGTGTAGTAACTTATCAGACAGGAGGCTCCATTTATAAGTATGCATATTTCCAG CTTGAGGCAGACCAAGATAGATTCCTGAATGACTTGAGAAGAGATGTCCAGAAAGAAGTGGGATTTGATGCTGTGATGAGAGTACGTACAAGCACAG GCATTCGAGCAACTGACTTTTTTGGAGCTTTTTATATGAGCAACACAACTGATGTAGAGATGGCAGGTTTGGACTGCGACAAAACAATCACAGTTGAATTCAAACATGATGACAAACTGAGTGAAGACAGTGGTGCGCTCCTCCAG TGTGCTCTGCTATATACAAGCTGTGCAGGACAGCGACGACTCCGAATTCACAACCTCTCACTGAACTGTTGTACACAACTTGCTGACCTCTATCGAAATTGCGAGACGGACACACTTATAAATTACTTGGCTAAATATG caTATCGTGGAGTTCTGAATAGTCCAGTAAAGTCTGTACGAGATTCACTGATAAATCAGTGTGCCCAGATCCTAGCTTGCTATCGGAAAAACTGTGCTAGTCCATCTTCTGCTGGCCAG CTGATTCTTCCTGAATGCATGAAGCTGCTTCCTGTGTACTTGAATTGTGTGTTGAAGAGTGATGTCCTTCAGCCTGGTCCAGAGGTCACGACAGATGATCGTGCCTACATCCGTCAGTTAGTCACATCCATGGACGTggcagaaacaaatgttttcttttatcccAGGCTTTTGCCCCTG ACCAAAGCAGATGTTGACAGTGACTCCTTACCAGCAGCAATCCGAAACTCAGAGGAACGTCTCTCCAAGGGTGACATATACCTGCTGGAGAATGGGCTGAACATCTTTGTGTGGGTGGGAGTGAACGTGCAGCAAGGCCTGATCCAGAACCTCTTTGGAGTGTCATCCTTCAGTCAGATTAGCAGCACCTTG AGTACCCTGCCTGTCTTGGAAAACCCCT